The sequence TGCACATCACTGTTTGAGAGTTTGCAATCGCTGCCTTTAATCTTACTCTTCTGGGGATCAAACTCGATCATGTAGCAGGATCCATGAAGTAATTACAGCTCGTCACATTTCCATTAACTATCTATTTGGTATATCTTTTGCAGACTAAGATTTTTAGTTCTTCGTTTTCTTGATTTTAGAAAATGCTATTGCTTCTTGTAGCTTTTGGTACCAGAAGTAGGACATGTGCTTTGTTTTTCCATCCCTTGGTGTTAATTTGACTAGTCTACTGTTTCTTCGAAATTCCATATGATTGTAAAAGTTGTAAGGAGTGATACATTAGCATGTTCTTGGTGTAGCTGTCCCACATTTGTTGTTGTTTTCATCGCATCAATCATGCAGCAAACATGCATATCATTACTTGGATCTCAAATATACTGTTTCAGAAAGTCTACATTCTAAATTTGTCCTGCATATTTCTTTCTtacgttcttttttttttcctcttttcctgCAGTTGGGATGACAAGGCCCTGATGTTTGATCACCACCATCGAAAGAAAGCTATGGAGAAGCAGCAGCAAATCAATTTGAGGTCAGTTACTGTGATCCTTGTTACTGACCATCACAGACATTTGCAACAGattcttttgtttcttgttCCTGTTTTGTTTCTGAACAAATTTTTTGATAGCTTTAATCAGGTCTATAGCTGGCTGCTTCTTGATTCCTAAATTTGTGGCCAACTTTTTTGTCCTGCCATTGTTGCATGTTGGCTCAGACAAATTTTTATACCATACGGCTGAGTCAAATATGGTTGGTCACAAGCTGATATATAGTTGTCAAGGAAGTGACACCCTGCATCTATCTAGTTGCATGACCTGCCTTTGCCTTGTATTaactcatttcttttttttgtttgtttattctatttttcCAGTGGAAAGAATAAATAAGCAAGCCATCATGGGAATATGCTTCTGCAGTTGGACTGTTTACATTCCCTAGCTGAAGTGGTGCTAATATGCAGCTTTGAGTTTCATTCGAGTCTGGAATAAGTAGCTCTAAATGTACATGGTTTGGGTCTGCTAGATAGGTTTTCAGGCATGGAACTTTGTTGATAAACTAGCTGTATACcatacaatttttttaaatacaATCATAGTTACTTATTTTCTTGTCGTTTCATTCGTTCTATCATTAAATCAACTTCTTGCATTGCCATGGTTGTTCCAAGATAATATTTGGAGAGAATATGTTCACCATGGTGGACTCTTGGTTCCATGGTTTAAATGTTTCATGGAGGCCTTGAATGGCAAGTGTGCCTATTCTTATCCAAACAGATGTCCCTGAGAGCAGCATTTCATGATGATTTTATCAAAATTGGAGCTTGCTTGGCAGGTATGTCTGTTAATCCAAGGCTTGTATGGGTCCGAGGTGTTGTTTGTCTGTCACTGGCAAAGAGGTACGGATTGGAAAAATAGTATATGTTTTCTTAAGTTCATTTTTCTGCAGCAATGTAACTGTCAGCAGTACCTACAGGCCTTGGCCGTAGAATTGGAGGAGGACACCTGAAATTATTACGAGGTTGTTTGTAAAATAAAATGTTTGGATCTCTGTTATGGTAATTGTAGGTTGCATTTGAGTTACAAAAGGGGGTCCAAATTATGTAAACTCTAATTGCACTTCCAAGCAGCCTCTACTCTGAAATTTAATGTTCTATAATTTTAATGttctaaatatattaattattttaatgaatgtatttaaaatatgaattatttataatagtatatgaatattataatatgaattaatttttagaatattatattatataataattgcTATTTTAATgctaattaatatattattactaTTGTATCATAGTGATTCTTGCTATAACTTATAAATAATTAGTAATAatcataattatattttattatttaatagcTATTATTTATCATAACAATATATATCACAAATATATGTATCTTGTTGATTAGATATCGATTTATTCCTCTCAAGAGGTAAGGTTATCTATTATTTGTGACTCCAAAATCAATAGTGGGCCATTGAAATCAAAGATCGAAGATCATTATGTGTACTATAAAAAGtacataggaacaaaaaataatatattttggtGGTTTTTAATATATGTAACATGTAAACCCAAAATTAGACAattttattatgtcaatatgctaaaagacatgataaaatgattaaattgataatttattttattaataatgagttatacatgttaaaatatgtataaatttagaaaaatcaataaattttaATGCGAGTACCCCACGGGAAGTTGAATGAATCAAATCCATGTCAATGCCCTTTTGCATGCAACTAATCAAGGTTGGACATTGTCTCTCTACCAAATCAAGTTCAAAACTTGTCCATTAATAATGCATGAATTGTTAGTTGAAATGTTTACCacgaaagaaaatgtaaataaatACAGAGAACTTGTCATCCAAATGTAAAGTAAGAAAATGGTCGAAAACCAGCTAAATTTGACCAAAACTCTTGTAGAGATGTTCAATTGGCAAAAGGTAGCAAAAAAGCGGTTTCTTCAACTTGTTGAAATCCAACTTGTAAATTAAGACTTAGGACTAATTAGAAAAATTCTCGTATACTCTCTTGAAAACTTAAAAATGTATtatcaaaaatatctaaaacattttctgcctttttttttcttctatttagaTGTCCAGTTTTATCTCATTTGATCACCTGTGCAAGgcgaagaaaaaggaaaaattgaTTTCCAACCCCTCAAAAACTATATTTATGTAGCATCATGTCAACATACCTTcaaaaattaatcaaatatttattaaaatttataaataataaattctTTTCTGAAAGATAAACAATTGCAGCCATCCATGCATTCTGTCAAccatagaaattttttttttttttaaaaaaaaggtaacTCATGGCTTGTGTAAAACTCCAGTGTACCTGCATTATTATTGTCTAACACTCTAAAGAAAAGTACACTACTGAGAGGGAAAATCCCCTACGGTCATGATCATGATTTACTGTAGGCCGGGTGTAACGAGCCATTTCCTGATGCCGGATGATTGGACCGATCAGACGGTCCGGAACGGTGGGCCCTTCCGACACGAGATCACTCCccgccacatcctccactttatAACAGCACCCGTCCTCGAAGCCAaccccaaaccctaaccctaatcctagctgcggcggcggaggagatgGTTTCGGGATCGGGGATCTGCGCCAGGAGGGTGGTGGTGGACGCGCGACACCACATGCTCGGCCGGTTGGCCTCCATTCTGGCGAAGGAGCTTCTCAATGGCCAGCGCGTCGTGGTGGTGAGGTGCGAGGAAATCTGCCTATCCGGCGGCCTCGTCCGCCAGAAGATGAAGTACCTCCGCTTCCTCCGCAAGCGCATGAACACCAAGCCCTCCCACGGCCCCATCCACTTCCGCAACCCAGCCAAGATCCTCTGGCGCACCATCCGTGGGTAAGTTTTTATACGCCCATCCGTCTTTTTCGATCCAATTTGATCATTTGTGTTTGATGCTTGGTTGTTGCTCCAATGTGATGGTTGCTTTTGTTTCTGATTGATTGGTAGGATGATACCCCACAAGACCAAGCGCGGAGCTGCGGCGCTGGCGAGGCTCAAGGCCTACGAGGGCGTTCCGCCCCCCTACGATAAGACGAAGAGAATGGTCATCCCCGATGCTCTCAAGTAAGTCATTGATTTATTTAAAGCTTCTGACTTTGTTCAGCGTGTCTGTTTATCTATGGATATATAGATGTTCTGAGAAATAATGTGGCTTTTGGGTTTGTGGTTTATGCATCGACTAATTGATCGTTTGTGTTCTTTTTTGTTATGAATTTTAGGGTGTTGAGGCTTCAGGCAGGGCACAAGTATTGCCTGCTGGGCCGTCTTTCTAAAGAGGTCGGATGGAGTCATTACGATACCATCAAGGTGAGTGGATCTTCCTTTTATtcctttgaatttaaattcttgATCCAATGGGAACTTATGGATTCTACCATTCGAAGAAATCCAACATTTTGTGTTTAGGATGTGGTTGATCATCCCTGGCGATTCCGTTCTGTATTCTGctgtttctctctttctttgaaATTGTTGATCCTTAAAGGCTTTCTATATTGTTATGCAGATCATAGCACTTTGGTGTATATTATCTATTTCTGTTTATGTATTGTATTTACATCCCAATGCAAAATGTAATTGCaataactatatatatgttGTTTAACCAAGGAGTTGGATAAGTATGCGAAACAATTGATGATTGTCTTCAAATATTGCAAGTAGGGTGGTTGTTATTCCCAGGCTACTGCACAACTTCATAATATTGCTCTTTTCAGGAAAATTTGACATAAAGATTAAGCTAGAGGTTCCAATTATGGTTTGAAGTTTTCTTCTAACTCAAGCTAGAGGTTCCAATTATATTTTGTTAACAAAACTATATTTTTTAAGGGTAAAAAAATTCAACTTTAGTTTTAAATGGACCAAATGACTTTCCAGTTGGCATTTTGATGGTTTTAATGGTCTTGCTCTAGTTTGCAATTTCTCTAGGAAAACGTGAAGGAATTAAGAAGATTTCAATTAAAATCAAGCAACAATAAATTATTGTGAAGAAAAATGTATTCAGTAAAGAATGTTGGAATAGACAAAATTCATAACATGTATTGATGTCTAAAGTCATGTTCAGAATTGTTATATTGTTTAGGACCTGGAAATTAATTGTTCAAAAATCATGTTTATGGTGTATTTATTCAGTCTAACATATGATAGTATTGATGTATATAAAATTAGAGCTCTAGGATGATTTACTTTTCCTCTAAATTCCTTTTGGAATCAAACTTAATAGTGCTTTGGGAATGCCCTTGGGATTtgcaaaaaaataaagtttaatttacagaaaatatttcctgATACAtatagaaataaagaaaatgcagTATGTATTTTGGAGAGATTCTGAAGTGGGTGCAATACACTAGTTATAAGCTTCAAACCATGACATTAGGTAttgttcctctttttttttttgtcggaGAAAGGATGGCAAGACCTTCCTGAGATAAAATCCTAGTTCCAGATATTTGGGTATTCATGAACCAAAACTTGAATCCAGAAACTTCCCAAGAAGAACAGGGATGTGAACACTAGGGAATTGCCAAGTCCAATTGCACCTCAAATCTTGGATTTAGAATGTGCGATTGTTATATGGAAGTCACAGTTGACTGTAGGAAAAAAGGTTACAAGTAGATTTGGAGCAAGTAATGTGAttttgagttgaaaactatgaGGAGAAGTGGTGTATTAAATATTAAATGTTAAAGTAGCACTCAGCATTTATTTTTTCACCCCATCTCCAAACTTTGGTCATTCTTGGAATGTGCAAATTTTTCAGCTAGATGCTTTTCAAGGCTTTATGCCTTGTTATTTAGCTTACCGTAGTTGGAATAAGTATGAAATATTCCTAAAGTTGAGAAAGAGTAGTTGGTTGAATAGGCCAAAGAAAAGCCAATAAGACCTGCAGCCATAAGGAAAGGAAAGCACTCACTGTAATTCAAAATTGATGTACAGACTACGCGGAGGCAACTAAGGGTCGATGATACTGCCATTACTTGGGGGCAATCCATGTAAGTGTGATGTGAATCTGGAACCTAAAAGGGACTTGTCACTGAAACTCACGGTCTCAAACTATGGCAGATAGTATAGGATCCTTCCAATTATACAGCTATCTGCTTGTAAGAGAGGAAAATAAAGAGATAAAGAGGTCGAGGTTGAGGAAGAGAGTAAAACTGAAGGGAAAGAGTTGGCATGGCAATAAGTTTTTTCCCTTGTTTTTATCCACTTGTGTTAAATGTATTAGGGAGATCTCTTGGAATTGACAAATGACAGAGTTGCCCCTAATAATGTAAGTTCTCTACatccattcctgtgtggatggCTTCCCTGTGAACCATCGGTGATGGCTGCATGAAAATGGAACCCGTCAGTTCAACTGATAATAGCAAGATTTGGGCCCATATGTTCCCAGACCAACCTTTACTGGGCACCGGGGCAACTTTGGCACTTATATTCCTGAATTAGCCATTGCTAGCAAAGATTGCTTTTGAATTGGTCTATGGTTGGTTCTTTTGTGTGAGCTGTCTACTATAGGTAGgaaattttttttctgttttcctGTCTACCACTGCTAGGACTGGTGCTGGTTATTAatgaattctttatttttttcaatt is a genomic window of Phoenix dactylifera cultivar Barhee BC4 chromosome 4, palm_55x_up_171113_PBpolish2nd_filt_p, whole genome shotgun sequence containing:
- the LOC103718216 gene encoding 60S ribosomal protein L13a-2-like — translated: MVSGSGICARRVVVDARHHMLGRLASILAKELLNGQRVVVVRCEEICLSGGLVRQKMKYLRFLRKRMNTKPSHGPIHFRNPAKILWRTIRGMIPHKTKRGAAALARLKAYEGVPPPYDKTKRMVIPDALKVLRLQAGHKYCLLGRLSKEVGWSHYDTIKELEEKRKQRSQVAYERRKQLARLRQKAEKTTEEKLGSQLDILGPLKY